In one Candidatus Neomarinimicrobiota bacterium genomic region, the following are encoded:
- a CDS encoding DNA translocase FtsK 4TM domain-containing protein, which translates to MKVSRTTDRRVTAFSILLIALSLLTLLSLVTYNPLEEPTISEHIALRNIMGIVGVYVAHYLVKFTLGYVAIVFPILGLVWGMGLLLKRAHKPLWRITWYGLLLALLSSLAVGLPEAPLVFEGRGDFTSAGIVGGVGAKVLHDFLGMFGSIVVLLAGYFVVISGYLRWDVRAFLHKQMTNLEVWFAEWRDRRRREKTLIEPRAYARKARPPLPVSRRRSTSRVAGKSRPAGAGEAIPIAEQGTIEVGDIDAMEERRTRWRQYKFPPLDLLVEPPPAEEIESREDFLAKARELERALATFKVEGRVVNISPGPIITLFEVEPGEGVRVNKFTVLADDLARIMSAERIRIIAPISGTKHVGIEIPNRRPSTVYLRSIISSDDYVSSRSPLTVALGKTTSGEAYCFDLAHMPHLLIAGTTGSGKSVCINTIITSYLYRVKPDEVKFILIDPKKLELTSYRELEGYHLITTPGIGEYVLTTPKNAVAALRSALVEMERRYRIFSEATVRNIDEYRAKAAKNLDMEPVPYIVIIIDELSDLMMIAGKDIEDPITRLAQMSRAVGIHLIIATQRPSVDVITGLIKA; encoded by the coding sequence GTGAAAGTATCTCGCACCACAGACCGCCGGGTAACGGCATTTTCCATCCTCCTGATAGCTCTATCGCTTTTAACCCTCCTCAGCCTGGTGACCTACAATCCCTTGGAGGAACCCACAATCTCAGAGCATATAGCCCTGCGGAATATTATGGGCATCGTTGGGGTTTACGTTGCCCATTATCTCGTCAAGTTCACGCTGGGTTATGTGGCGATAGTATTTCCCATTCTGGGGTTGGTCTGGGGTATGGGGCTCCTGCTCAAGCGGGCGCACAAGCCCCTGTGGCGCATCACCTGGTACGGGCTTCTGCTGGCGCTATTGAGTTCGCTGGCGGTTGGCTTGCCGGAAGCGCCCCTGGTATTCGAGGGGCGGGGCGATTTTACCTCGGCCGGGATTGTGGGCGGTGTAGGGGCCAAAGTGCTGCATGATTTTCTGGGTATGTTCGGGTCTATTGTGGTGCTGCTGGCCGGCTATTTTGTGGTGATCAGCGGCTACCTGCGCTGGGACGTGCGGGCCTTCCTGCATAAGCAGATGACCAACCTGGAGGTGTGGTTCGCTGAATGGCGTGATCGCCGCCGCCGGGAGAAGACTCTGATCGAGCCCCGGGCCTACGCCAGAAAAGCCAGGCCACCACTTCCGGTCAGCCGTCGCAGAAGCACCAGTAGGGTGGCAGGGAAAAGCCGACCGGCCGGTGCCGGGGAGGCAATCCCTATCGCAGAACAAGGGACCATTGAGGTGGGGGACATCGATGCCATGGAGGAGCGGCGCACCCGCTGGCGGCAATATAAGTTCCCACCGCTCGATCTACTGGTTGAACCACCGCCGGCCGAAGAGATCGAGTCACGGGAGGATTTCCTGGCCAAAGCCCGGGAGCTGGAGCGGGCCCTGGCCACTTTCAAGGTGGAAGGGCGGGTGGTGAACATTTCGCCGGGGCCGATCATCACCCTTTTTGAGGTGGAGCCGGGTGAAGGTGTGCGGGTCAACAAATTCACCGTCCTGGCTGACGACCTGGCCCGGATTATGAGCGCTGAGCGCATCCGGATTATTGCACCTATCTCCGGCACCAAGCATGTGGGTATCGAGATTCCCAACCGTCGTCCGTCCACCGTCTACCTGCGCAGCATCATCAGCTCCGATGATTACGTGAGCTCCCGCTCGCCTCTCACGGTGGCCCTGGGCAAGACCACCTCCGGGGAGGCCTACTGCTTCGATCTGGCCCACATGCCCCATCTCCTCATTGCCGGCACCACCGGCTCCGGCAAGTCAGTGTGTATTAACACTATTATCACCAGTTACCTCTACCGGGTAAAACCTGATGAAGTGAAATTCATACTCATCGATCCCAAGAAATTGGAGCTTACCTCTTATCGTGAGCTGGAGGGATACCACCTCATTACCACTCCGGGCATCGGCGAATACGTCCTCACCACTCCCAAGAATGCGGTGGCCGCTCTGCGATCGGCCCTGGTTGAAATGGAGCGCCGCTATAGAATCTTCTCTGAGGCCACGGTGCGCAATATCGACGAGTACCGCGCCAAGGCGGCAAAAAATCTGGACATGGAACCGGTCCCCTATATCGTTATCATTATAGATGAGCTGTCGGATTTGATGATGATCGCCGGCAAGGATATCGAAGATCCCATCACCCGTCTGGCTCAGATGTCCCGGGCAGTGGGTATTCACCTGATTATCGCCACCCAGCGGCCATCCGTAGATGTGATCACCGGTCTGATCAAGGCC
- the gcvT gene encoding glycine cleavage system aminomethyltransferase GcvT — protein MKRTPLYEQHVALGARIAPFGGYEMPVQYTGISAEHVAVRTTAGVFDVSHMGEFRISGPDALTFLQDVTVNDVAELHEGQAQYSAMCYSDGGIVDDLLLYRRADHYFMVVNAANIDKDFGWLQSNIKGDISLENLSAQTGLIAVQGPVSRELVSKVLGIELTDVAYYYFIEGQAYDQEVMISRTGYTGELGFELYTDPETTRRLWEDCLSAGEPLGSVPAGLGARDTLRLEMRYCLYGNDITAETNPIEAGLGWITKLDKGPFIGSRAIARVKAEKPARRLVSFQMEERAIPRPGYPITVDGGRIGLVTSGTQSPMLQRGIGLGYVAREYAQVGTCIEVEIRGKAARASVVKPPFVKKTSLMA, from the coding sequence ATGAAGCGCACCCCCCTCTATGAGCAACATGTGGCATTGGGAGCCCGAATCGCCCCTTTCGGCGGCTACGAAATGCCCGTGCAATACACCGGCATCAGCGCCGAGCATGTAGCTGTTCGGACAACTGCCGGCGTTTTTGATGTCTCACACATGGGAGAGTTCCGGATTAGTGGCCCCGATGCCCTCACTTTCCTCCAGGACGTGACGGTGAATGACGTAGCCGAGCTCCATGAAGGCCAGGCCCAGTATTCGGCCATGTGTTACTCCGATGGTGGCATCGTCGACGACCTTTTGCTTTATCGCCGTGCCGACCACTACTTTATGGTGGTAAATGCAGCCAACATTGACAAGGATTTTGGCTGGCTCCAGTCCAATATCAAGGGGGACATTTCCCTGGAGAATCTATCCGCTCAGACCGGCCTGATTGCTGTCCAGGGGCCCGTCAGCCGTGAATTGGTGAGTAAGGTTTTGGGGATTGAGCTCACAGATGTGGCCTACTACTACTTTATAGAAGGCCAGGCCTATGATCAGGAGGTGATGATCAGCCGCACCGGCTATACCGGCGAGCTGGGTTTTGAACTCTATACTGACCCGGAGACCACCCGGCGCTTGTGGGAGGATTGCCTATCGGCGGGTGAGCCGCTGGGGAGCGTGCCAGCCGGTCTGGGGGCCAGAGATACGCTGCGACTGGAGATGAGGTATTGCCTCTACGGTAACGATATCACTGCCGAGACCAATCCGATCGAGGCGGGATTGGGTTGGATCACCAAACTGGATAAGGGTCCCTTCATAGGCTCCAGGGCGATTGCCCGGGTGAAGGCGGAGAAGCCTGCCCGCAGGCTGGTGTCCTTCCAGATGGAAGAGCGCGCTATTCCCCGGCCAGGATACCCCATCACTGTCGATGGCGGCCGAATAGGATTGGTGACCAGCGGCACCCAGTCACCCATGTTGCAGCGGGGGATCGGACTGGGCTATGTGGCCCGGGAGTACGCCCAGGTCGGCACCTGCATTGAGGTGGAGATCAGGGGCAAGGCGGCCCGGGCCTCAGTGGTCAAGCCCCCCTTTGTGAAAAAAACGAGCCTGATGGCTTAA
- the ruvA gene encoding Holliday junction branch migration protein RuvA: MIVRLAGRLLEKHPDHVVMDVQGVGYHIWITLNTYEALPRSGEEATLLTYHQVREDSQDLFGFASAEEREVFKHLIAISGIGAKTAITILSGALPAELRRRVQEGDEAALTAIRGVGPKMARRILIELRDKFGAEVPAWDSITATATASDTVTQAIDSLVALGYRRHEARRAVQAALKKLDAETPVEDLIRAALSGK; encoded by the coding sequence ATGATCGTTCGGCTGGCGGGGCGGCTGCTCGAGAAGCATCCGGACCATGTGGTGATGGACGTGCAAGGGGTCGGCTATCACATATGGATCACCCTAAACACGTACGAAGCACTGCCCAGATCAGGTGAGGAGGCCACCCTGCTTACCTACCATCAGGTTCGTGAAGACAGTCAGGACCTGTTCGGCTTTGCCAGCGCTGAGGAGCGCGAAGTTTTCAAGCACCTCATTGCCATCAGCGGCATCGGGGCGAAGACGGCCATCACCATTCTGAGCGGGGCCTTGCCCGCCGAGTTGCGTCGGCGGGTCCAGGAGGGGGATGAGGCGGCATTAACTGCCATCCGTGGGGTGGGCCCCAAGATGGCCCGGCGGATCCTCATCGAGTTGCGGGATAAATTCGGCGCGGAGGTTCCGGCCTGGGATAGTATTACCGCGACTGCAACGGCATCTGACACCGTTACCCAGGCGATAGACAGTCTGGTTGCGCTGGGTTATAGGCGGCATGAGGCCCGTCGGGCGGTCCAGGCGGCCCTCAAAAAGCTTGACGCCGAGACGCCGGTTGAAGACCTCATCCGGGCAGCACTCAGCGGAAAGTGA